The following proteins are co-located in the Silene latifolia isolate original U9 population chromosome 1, ASM4854445v1, whole genome shotgun sequence genome:
- the LOC141597629 gene encoding GEM-like protein 4, translating into MNVSEAFKSRSVKSMLGDHVLRNGLSRLSYDQTQNSDMKLLTGTSGTADKSLCSRQCKKESIFSTMNNLVKGKLRLGAYKVFKQIFSVREGEQLLKASRCCLSTTAGAIAGRLFISTDKVAFCSDRAIAKASAPTGDSIRFRYKVAIPIRKIKRFNQSENTKKPSQKYLQVVTTDDYEFWFLGFHSYNKMLNCVQQAVSQS; encoded by the exons ATGAATGTTTCCGAGGCCTTCAAATCAAGGAGTGTGAAAAGCATGCTTGGAGACCATGTTCTTAGAAATGGGTTGTCTAGACTATCTTACGATCAAACCCAAAACTCCGACATGAAATTATTGACTGGAACTTCTGGCACTGCTGATAAGTCATTATGTTCAAGGCAATGCAAAAAGGAATCCATTTTCAGCACAATGAACAACCTTG TGAAGGGAAAGTTGAGGTTAGgagcttacaaagtgttcaagCAAATATTTAGTGTCAGAGAAGGAGAACAACTATTAAAGGCTTCTCGATGTTGTTTATCCACGACAGCTGGTGCAATTGCAGGTCGCCTGTTCATATCGACAGACAAAGTTGCATTTTGCAGTGACAGGGCAATTGCTAAAGCCTCAGCTCCCACAGGAGATTCAATTAGATTCCGTTACAAGGTTGCGATTCCAATCAGGAAGATCAAGCGATTCAACCAAAGTGAGAATACGAAGAAACCTTCTCAGAAGTATTTACAAGTAGTGACGACTGACGATTATGAATTCTGGTTCTTGGGATTTCACAGTTACAATAAAATGTTAAACTGTGTACAACAAGCTGTCTCCCAATCTTAA
- the LOC141597613 gene encoding GEM-like protein 4: MNVSEAFKSRSMKSMLGDHVLRNGLSRLTYDQNTNNNMKLLPASSGNAEKSLSLRQTKKESLFSTMNKIVRGKLRSGADKVFRGIFSVREGEQLLKASRCCLSTTAGPIAGRLFISTDKVAFCSDRPIAKVSTQTGDSVRFHYKVVIPLGKIQRFNQGENRKKPSQKYLQVVTTDAFEFWFMGFLNYRKTFNCLQQAVSQPYLISH, encoded by the exons ATGAATGTTTCGGAGGCCTTCAAATCAAGGAGTATGAAGAGCATGCTTGGAGATCATGTTCTTCGAAATGGGTTGTCTAGACTAACTTATGATCAAAACAcaaacaacaatatgaaattaTTGCCTGCAAGTTCTGGCAATGCTGAGAAGTCATTAAGTTTAAGGCAGACGAAAAAAGAATCACTTTTCAGCACAATGAACAAGATTG TCAGGGGAAAGCTGAGATCAGGAGCTGACAAAGTGTTCAGGGGAATATTTAGTGTGAGAGAAGGAGAGCAGTTGTTGAAGGCCTCTCGTTGCTGTTTATCCACAACAGCTGGTCCAATTGCAGGGCGACTGTTCATCTCTACAGACAAAGTAGCTTTCTGCAGTGACAGGCCAATTGCTAAAGTCTCAACCCAAACTGGAGATTCTGTAAGATTCCATTACAAGGTTGTGATTCCTCTCGGGAAGATCCAGAGATTCAACCAAGGCGAGAATAGGAAGAAGCCCTCACAGAAGTATCTCCAAGTAGTTACCACAGATGCCTTTGAATTCTGGTTTATGGGATTCCTGAATTACAGGAAAACGTTCAACTGTTTACAACAAGCAGTATCACAACCTTACTTGATCTCACATTGA
- the LOC141597580 gene encoding GEM-like protein 4, translated as MNVSEAFNSRSMKSMLGDHVLRNGLSRLTYDQNTSCNMKFLKGASGNADKSLSLRHTKKESIFSTMNKIVKGKLRSGADKVFRGIFSVREGEQLLKASRCCLSTTAGPIAGRLFISTDKIAFCSDRPIAKVSTQTGVSLRFHYKVVIPLGKIRTSNQSENIKKPSQKYLQVVTTDDFEFWFMGFLNYRKMFNYLQQVVSQPYLSHIE; from the exons ATGAATGTTTCGGAGGCCTTCAATTCAAGGAGCATGAAGAGCATGCTTGGAGATCATGTTCTTAGAAATGGGTTGTCTAGATTAACTTATGATCAAAACACGAGTTGCAATATGAAATTTCTGAAGGGAGCTTCAGGAAATGCTGATAAGTCATTAAGTTTACGGCATACAAAAAAGGAATCAATTTTCAGCACAATGAACAAAATTG TGAAGGGAAAGCTGAGATCAGGAGCTGACAAAGTGTTTAGGGGAATCTTTAGTGTGAGGGAAGGAGAGCAGTTGTTAAAGGCCTCTCGATGCTGTTTATCCACGACAGCTGGTCCAATTGCAGGGCGGCTGTTTATCTCGACAGACAAAATAGCATTCTGCAGTGACAGGCCAATTGCTAAAGTCTCGACCCAAACCGGAGTTTCTCTTAGATTCCATTACAAGGTTGTGATTCCCCTCGGGAAGATCCGTACATCCAACCAAAGCGAGAACATTAAGAAGCCATCTCAGAAGTATTTACAAGTAGTGACAACAGACGACTTTGAATTTTGGTTCATGGGGTTCCTGAATTACAGAAAAATGTTCAATTATTTACAACAAGTAGTCTCCCAACCTTACTTATCCCACATTGAGTGA
- the LOC141597596 gene encoding GEM-like protein 4, translating into MNVSEAFKSRSMKSMLGDHVLRNGLPRLTYDQNTSCNMKFLKGASGNADKSLNLRHSKKESIFSTMNKIVKGKLRSGADKVFRGIFSVREGEQLLKASRCCLSTTAGPIAGRLFISTDKVASCSDRPIAKVSTQTAVSLRFHYKVVIPLGKIRTSNQSENIKKPSQKYLHVVTTDDFEFWFMGFLNYKKMFNYLQQAVSQPYLSHIE; encoded by the exons ATGAATGTTTCGGAGGCCTTCAAGTCAAGGAGCATGAAGAGCATGCTTGGAGATCATGTTCTTAGAAATGGGTTACCTAGATTAACTTATGATCAAAACACGAGTTGCAATATGAAATTTCTGAAGGGAGCTTCAGGAAATGCTGATAAGTCATTAAATTTACGGCATTCAAAAAAGGAATCGATTTTCAGCACAATGAACAAGATTG TGAAGGGAAAGCTGAGATCAGGAGCTGACAAAGTGTTCAGGGGAATATTTAGTGTGAGAGAAGGAGAGCAGTTGTTGAAGGCCTCTCGATGCTGTTTATCCACGACAGCTGGTCCAATTGCAGGGCGGCTGTTCATCTCGACAGACAAAGTAGCATCCTGCAGTGACAGGCCGATTGCTAAAGTCTCAACCCAAACCGCAGTTTCTCTTAGATTCCATTACAAGGTTGTGATTCCCCTCGGGAAGATCCGTACATCCAACCAAAGTGAGAACATTAAGAAGCCATCTCAGAAGTATTTACATGTAGTGACAACAGACGACTTTGAATTTTGGTTCATGGGGTTCCTGAATTACAAGAAAATGTTCAATTATTTACAACAAGCAGTCTCCCAACCTTACTTATCCCACATTGAGTGA